The following DNA comes from Halorhabdus tiamatea SARL4B.
CGATATTCTTGATCGGCATGCGCAACTGTATCGCGATCACCTACCGACTGACCGACGGTTTACAGCTGAGGCAGCGACCCTTTCTACGGAGTTGCGTCGCAGCGAGCCATACAACCATGGGACGATTTGTTATGCCCGATACGATTTAGACGATCTTACTGACACCAAGCAAGTGGTGACTGATCTCACATGGATTGTCAGCGCATACGAGACGCTTCTGGACCGTCTCTATAACTGGCCCAATCTCGAACTCGATACCCGTGATGTCGTGTTACTTACGCCACCAAGCGAAGAAGCGTGGTTCGGGTGGCGGACGCATGGCGTAGCAACGTTAGAGCCACCAGAGGACGAAACACAGGGAAGTCTGACACAGGAGCAGATTCACACGTTTGAAAAGGTGATCTCTTCGGGTGACGTCTTGCTCGCTGTGCGGCCAGGCGAGCCGGCGCCAATTCTTTGCGGCATCGGGACAGTGACTGTCGGTCATGGGGGAACCCTCCAATCCGAAGTTCGAGAGCAGGTCGACGAGCGCTTTGGGCTCACAGAAGACCGGTTCATTCGCTGTCACTGGGCATCCTTGGGTGAGCCCGGGGTACCAATCACAGTCGTCGGGGACGAATCACTGCAGCCAACAGCACCACTCCGTCAGCTCTCCCAGTCACTCGGACAGCGGACCCTGGGCGCTGCAGCTCGTCGAATGGCTGTCCTCAAGGGTGATGTCACCCCGGAAGATGTCTTAGCAGAATTCCTCGAGACACTTGATCTCCCAACGCCGTCCAAGTACTCGCCCGGGGACGAGCTTGATGATCCGTCAGTGTCTCCGTCGGCGCCATACTATTGGGTGGACCAGACGGAACAAAGCGAGCCGGATCCGACAGCCATTCTCCAAGCGCCGCGCGATGAGTCACCGGCCCACGATTTGATGAAGCTCTCGACAGGTGATACACTCATCCATTATGAGGATGGGGCTATTGTCGGCTATTCGACGGTTGAGGGGGCCGCATACTACCATCGTGATGCCCAAGAGCGGGAGTATCGGCGTGTCGAGACCGCATATCAGGCATTCGAACGCCCAATCGATCTCGCCGAGATCTTCAGAACACTGCGTCACCGAGCACCATCTGAGAGTGACCTGTACCCAGTGCAACCGAACGGGGTGCCCCACGATGGATATCTCTACAACCTACCCGAAAACGTGGGTACGTTTATTCTCGACCGTGGCCGTGCTGCGGAAGGTGGGGTCAAACGCCTGCAGAATCGATTGCAGACCCCGTCGATAGAGATTGATCTCAACGCACTCCCACTGTACTTTCCTGGCGGGGAAGAAGCCCGATTAGAACGGCAAATCGAAGCGGCATTATCCTCAGGCCAGCACCTCATCTTCACTGGCCCCCCAGGAACCGGCAAAAGCCGGCTCGCTCGGGCTGTCTGCGAAGCCGCACAGGAGCAGGCGACTGAAGAGTGGATGGATGGCTATACCTTCACAACAGCTACTGCTGAGTGGACCACGTTTGATACGATTGGTGGATATGTTCCCGATCCCGAGAGCGAGAGCGAACAACTCGTGTTCGACCCGCGACTCTTTTTAGATTGCTTTCGAGCCGAAGATGGAACGCTACGGAATCGGTGGCTAATCATTGACGAACTCAATCGGGCTGATATCGACAAGGCGTTTGGACAGCTCTTCTCAGTCCTGGCAGAGGATTCCGTTACGCTCCCGTACAAACAAAACCGAGAGACTAGCAAGGATCTCAGGATCGAATGGGTCGACGAGACAACTCCCGAGAGTGAACTGGAGGCAATCGCAGTCAATCAGGACCGGTATCCTGTCACACCCGCGTGGCGGCTGATCGGGACGATGAACACGTTCGACAAAACCTCGCTGTATGAACTTTCCTTTGCCTTTATGCGGCGGTTTAGCTTCATCCATATGGGCGTCCCGGAGATATTTATAGACCAAGAAGAGAGAATTGTCGGTGGTGACCTACTCAACCCGGCAATGGGGCCCAATTACGCAACTGTCTGGACGGGCGACGACGATGCGCTTTGGGCCGTGCTGAGCGATCATTACGCGGAGCTGGAACTTATCTGGGCTATCGTCAACAAACAGCGATCGATCGGCCCAGCCATCATTCGCGATATTGCTGAACATGTCGCTGCCTTCGAGGGGGGCGATCGGTCGGCAGCGCTGACATCGGCTCTGGTTAACCTCGTGTTCCCACAGCTAGAAGGGCTGCGATTGCCAGATTACCAAGAGTTTCGAGATGATCTTGAAACCGGCGGCTACGTCCAGTTAGAATCCGAAGACTCGCGGGAGCCAATTGATCTTGCTGTCGATGTCGACTACCTCTGGCGGACTGCCGTCGACATGTTCCAGCTCCAGCCTGACCGGTGATTAAAGCATGTCGAAGACCGCACCGGATAAGCTCACATCGCTTGTGGCTGAGGAACTCATCACCTATCTCGGTAGTGGAGAACTCAATCGGTATCGGCTAGCCAAGTCAATTGACTATGGCGACCTGAATATCGCCGACCTCAACCAACTCAAAACGCTCCATTTTGTGTTGTCAGATGCTGTCTACAAGTTCGTTCAGAAACTTCCTGAACGACTCCGCCGTCTCAAAACAGTAAACAAAAGAGAGCAAACGGTAACGCGAAGCGAGGTTCGTGGCCGAGTCGATTGGTCCAAAACGCGACAGCGCCGGTATCGGACAGGATACAATAATCGGACTCTGTTCGTGGTTGATATCCCTGAGGTAGAATACGACATACCTGAGAATCGGGTGTTAAAGAAGTTCCTCGCATCCATTGCAGAGCCACTGCGAGAAGATGTCCTTTCACTTGATCAGTCGTGGGCCAGTCACTGGCCCCAGAATCGGATTCTGCGACTTCAGCGTCACCTTCAACAGAACGTGTATCTCAAGCGCCTCCCTGATCCAGCCGATATATCGTTATCACGCCGAGATTTGACTGCCGCACGACAGTCGCGACAGACACTGTATTCAGAGGCCGAACGGCTCTTGCAACTCCACCAAGACTTCCTTGATGATCGAGATCGGCCGGAAGTGCGTGAACTGTTGGAGTCAACTCTTGTAGTTCCAACCAGCGACGCGCGGCTCTTCGAGTTGTTTTGCGTCTTCGCGATGATACGCCGGCTGCAAGCACGGTTTTCCGGGCTTACGATCCAGCGAATTCAACCTGGCATGGAGGAGCTAGCCAAACTCGGGAGCAACGAGCAGGAAATTGCAATCTACTACGATCAGGGTGGTCCACTCAGTTTCTTCGAAGAGTACCCACAATCTGAGACGCTTATGCGCGAGTATGACGTGCCTGAGGCACTCCACCGTCAGGTAACAGCGGTCGAAACACAAGCTGATCAGTTGCAGCACTTCCTGGGACGATCGTCGCAGGAAAGCTTCTACGGAGGGCGTCCCGACTTCCTCATTCTTCGAACGCCATCGAGCCAGGCGAGTGACTCTCCAGCAGAGGTCGTAATTGGTGAGATTAAGTACACACGGTCTAGACGAACATTCGCAACTGGACTTCGAGAGTTACTCGAGTACTTGTTTTTCGCTCGGAATGGTGATCACTACCTCCTCGATCGGCACGGCGAGAGTACCCTCAACGTGTCGGGGGTATTGTGTACTGACGGCGTGGACACCAATGCAGACCAAACGGATCTAGTGCGCCACCTCTCTACAGACACTCTCTTAGAGGCGTTTGAAACTTAGCTCCCTTCCGATGGAAGCACCAGCGACTGCTTGCGAGTTCGTTACTGGCTGGAAAAATAACGGTGCTGGGCCGTCGTGGCTCATTTTCTGAATCTGTACGTGTTTAGCCTCGGCTGATTTCGCCACTGTCTCATAGATGGCGACACGCGAGTGACACATGGTCCATCAGCAGGGATTGAGTATGCTTTCTCAGGGATGGTCTCCGAGTAGCGGAGACCATCCCGTTGGCCCTGCTGTCATCGTTCAGAGGTGGGAGCGGTGAACGAGGACGAGTTCACCAAGGACGAACTTCTCTCACGGTTTCTCCAGATGGAGGAACGGATCGACGAACTGGAGGAGAAACTTGACCAGAAAGAGGAGCGGATCGAAGAACTCGAAACACGCCTCCGGAAGTACGAGAATCCACACACTCCACCCAGTAAGCGACGGTCGGGGACCGACGGGTCCCCGACCTCGCAGGACGACGAAGACGACGATGTCCGAACTGATGGCGGCACTCCTGGCCGAAAGGATGGTCACGACCCAGAGTGGCGCTCTCCGCCCGATCCTGATGAAGAAATCGAGGTCACCTCTGACTGTTGTCCTGAGTGTGGCGAACACTTCGACGAGTCGGTGGGCGTCAGCCCCCGACTCGTCGAGGAGATCCCTGATCCACAGCCACCAGAAGTCACCCAGTACAACCGCCACCGCTACCAGTGCGACTCCTGTGGAACAGAGACCGTTGCGACTCACCCCGACTGCCCCGATGAGGGGCAGTTCGGGGTGAACGTCATCGCGCAATCAGCTCTGTCACGGTACGATCACCGCCTTCCCTACCGGAAGATCGCTGACCGCTTCGAGCAACTGCATGGACTCGAACTCTCGGGCGCATCCGCGTGGCACGCGACCGAGCGCGCTGCGCGCGCCGGTCGCTGTGAATACGAGCAGATCCGTCAAGAGATCCAAGATGCTGACGTGGTTCACATCGACGAGACAGGCATCAAACGCGACGGTGAACAAGCGTGGATCTGGACGTTTCGGACCGCCCAGCACACGTTGTACGCGGTCAGAGAGAGTCGTGGGAGTGATGTTCCCGCGGAAGTCCTCGGCGAGGACTTCGCGGGAACGGTCGTCTGTGACGGGTGGACGGCGTACCCAGCTTTCAGCAGCAACCTCCAGCGGTGTTGGGCACATATTCTTCGAGAGGCTGAAGACGCCGCCGAAAAGCAGGCAGAAGGTGAACCGATCTACCACGCTCTCAGACAGGTGTACGTCGCTCTCCAGGTGCGGCTGGAGAGCGACTTGACAGTCCGTGAACGAGCAAACCTCCAGCGGGTAGCGCGAAGAGAGCTTGAATCGCTGATTGAGCGGTCAGTACCCGACGGACCAGTGGCAACACTGCTCGGGAAGATCGAAGGAGGTCTCGACCACTGGCTCACCTTCGTCGGTGAGCCAGCGGTCTCTCCGACGAACAATGCCGCGGAGAACGCGCTTCGTGAGCCAGTGGTTCTCCGGAAAATCATCGGAACGCTCCGTAATGACCGAGGAATGTTTGTTCACGAGACGGTCTTGTCCCTGCTGGCGACGTGGCGCCAGCAGGGACGCAATCCATACGAAGAGCTTCGTCGAGTCGTCAGCAGCAATGAGATGATCTCACGCGCTCACGCTGTGCCGGCCGTCGAGACTCCGGAGTAAACACGTACCTGAATCTTTAGGATATTCTTCCAACTCTTGTTTGAAAGCCGATCAGTTTGAAACGATAATATCAGTATCGCCGATATCTGTCCGGCAACTCGCGTCACTAATAATGCTTCTTTATCCCTCGATTTTGAAGACCCTGAAACGGCCTCGATACTGCTAACGACCGATATCTGAAACCGTGTTCTCGACGATTAAGCGCACGCTCGGCGACGCCGTGTGTGCGCGATCCTGGTACGGCGAATTTCGAGAACCCGTCCAGATGTTTGGAGTTCACAACATCAAGCAGGCAGTAAACAGTGAAATCAAGCTACGTCTGACGATTCACCACGGCCGAAAGAATAATTGACCAGAAATACAGAGTCTAGGAACCATCATAAGAACATTTTCAACGCCATGGGGCCCCTCGCACTGACGATTCCCTTTAATTAGAATGGACTCATGAGCTGTCAGCTAGTTTTCCTCAAAATTCTGGCGAAAGCAGCGGCATCTCAGCGAAAATCTTCGAACGTCCGCTGGCTTTCGAAGGGGGAGAAATTCGTGACGATGATGTCCGTCTTTCCGATGTTAGTTCGCTTCGTAGAATCGCTGTTGATCATCCGTTTTCCCCTAGCCGTTGTCTTACGGAACGACTCCGGGAGGACGTCTTCTGAATACAGCTTCTCAACGTAGTTTTCCTTCTCTATTTCGTTTTCTTTATCATTCGCATTCGTGATCATGACGTACGCCCCCCGTTCGTCGAGTTCAAATGCTAACTGTTGGAGTTCCTTGTGCCGTTCGTAGTCAAATCCGCCGGGGTGATATTTTTCGAAACTCCCTGTCTTTCGGACTGACGGGTACGGTGGGTCGAAAAACACGAGATCGCCTTCTTCGACGTGGTCCCGTACGAATGTAAAATCCTTTTTAGTTATTTCTGTGTTCTGTAGAATCCGGTGTGCCTCTCTAATCCGCCGTTCAAGCACCGATACTTCTGTCCACTTTGATCCGACAGGCACATTGAAATCGCCTTCTTGATTCGTCCGATAGAGACCATTGAAACAGGTCCGATTAAGAAACAACAAGAGGCTGGCTTCACGAAGAGGGTCCTTACACTTGTCTGGCCCTTCACGCAATCCGTTAAAGATGTCGCGTTTGTCGTAGTAGAAATCACTCCCATCGCCCTCACCCTCGCGTCGCTGTTTGTATTTTGCATCAAACTCCTTATTCTGAGAGATAATTTGCTCAGGATTACGCTTTATTTGGCGGTAGAAGTTTATCAGACGGGGATTGATGTCGTTAATAAACCCATTGGTGGGCTGAAGAGCGAAAAAGACCGCACCCGCTCCGAAGAAGGGCTCAAAATATCTGTTAAATTGAGAGTTTGATGGGAGGCGACTTAGAATTTCATCTAGCATCGACCGCTTTCCGCCAGCCCATTTTAGAATCGGTTCGGCCATATACTGTTCTTTCGTGGGCTGCCAATAATATGCTTGGAAATCCCGTGGGGATTCACTCAAGTGATGATTCTATGAGGTGTCGGATTTCTTCCCAAACGAGATCGTCGCCAGCGGTGTGTGGTAAGTTGAGGTTCCCACACAATTGTGATCTTGGTAGATCGAGAATCTTTGCACCTCGTTCCTCCTCTTCCTCTTCGTCATTGAATACCAAGAATAACTCGGCAGTCTCCGATTGACTTTGATCCTCAGACACCGTCTGTGATGATTCTGCAATCGGCTGCTCAGTCATCCCATCGATTTCCACTTCGTGATCGCCGTTCTTGATATCGGCCGGTGTGCTCGGTAGGTGCTCGGGGAGCTCCTCGACTACCGACAGCTTTTGTCCTCCATGGTTTTTGAAATACTTTTGATATCGAGGCTTTTGCCAGGCTTCAAGATCATCTGAATGTCGAAAGGCGTTTTCCATGTGGATCCGCGCAAGCTCATTGATGCGTCCTGCCACCTTGTGCGCATCTTTTTCGAGGCATTTTGGCGGAGCTTCTTCAATGGCAACCAATTGGTCGAGCCCTCTGTCGCTCTCTTGTGCCAATTGCGTTCGATACGCCGGGCGTTTCCCTTTTGGCAGGACTTCATCACAACGAATTCGCAAGGTCGCATGAGCCTCGGCTGTTTGCCGGAGAGCACGTATTTCTGTGAGATCAGTATCTGGTCGGTGAGAAGAGACGATTCGTTGGCGATCTCTATAATCTTGAGTCTTCACATCTCCCCCGTTCGCCGCTACGGCTGAATCAGCATCATATGGCTCAACAAAGGCGCGTGGAACTTTATCGGCGTCCAGCTCGTAATAAGCCTGAGCAACCCGTCTTAGCCAATTGTAGACGCCCTTTGTTTCATCTGTCCCCCGCATGATCGGGTTATGTTTATCTATTGATGACTTTTGAGTGTCCCAAGGGAGCTTTTGCCCATCTGCTTCGGTCTCAAGTTCCACAATAATACGTAACCGGTCATGTCGGGCATTGAATTTCCCAATTCGTTCTTGGCCGTCACCGAAGCCGCCTTGCGCATCACGAGCGCTCGAAACGACTTTCCGTTTTTGGATATAGATATCGGTTCCTGCAGAGTGTGTGTCTTTCTTGTGCAGTAATCCTACCGTAATGTGGAGTCGGACAGGCGCTTCAAGATGGTCAAAATCCAATTGGATATCTTTGTAGCGACGCGGGAAGAGACCATCAAACTGTGAAAATGCCCACTCTGGTACGCCATCCGGCGTGACCGGCTCCCCATCTACCAAAATTGTTAGATCAAAGTCCTCATTGCGCAATTCCTGCATTTCATCGCTCAGGAAGAGATTATACGCTTGTCCTAAACGCGTACGTAGTCCAGCCGCTGTCTCTTCACTCCATTCATAATTCAAATCTTCGATACAAATTTCTGTCACACCCGGCTCAATTTCTGCATCGGTATGGAGTGATACTGACCAATCATGATCGTCTTCGAACCAGCTTTCATCGATTCGATATCGCCAGCCGTTTTCATCGCTGGGGTGGTGTGATCGGATTGTGAACGGCACACCGAGATTAACTAAGCTCTTCTTCGCACCGACACCAAATGTCCCGATTGAACCCCCATTTTGTTTGGCGGTTTGGCCGAGACCGAATAACATCGCTGCTTCATCACGTGGAACACCACCCGTATCGTCGCGAATCATGAGTTGTGTCCGTGCCTCTTCTTGATCAACAGAGATTTCAATTTTAGCTTCATCAGAGCGATCAGACGCTCGCTTCCACGCGTCCAGCGCATTGTCGCATAGTTCGAGTATCGCAGATTCAAGAGTTACGTCTGATTTCAGCGCAGTGAGGGCCTCCTTAGTTGGAAGCAATTGTGCGCGCTCCTTTCCACGCATTTGAGACATTATGACTCATACCGAGATCGGAGGTCCATTAAGCTTTCCGTCCTAGTAGATGAAGGGAGCGAAAATCGCCCATCGTAGGCAGGTCTTATAAAATACGCATCATTAATTTTTAAGCAGATAGTAATTGGACGGGCTCACTCATTTAATATCCCTTATTAAAAATACTTATTGCAATGATACAACAGTTCTGGTGGGATACTCACCATTCATGTCATCGGCATCCTTCCCCGAGGGTTCCGAGTCCCCCTATGACCTCCTGTACGCGTGCCAGCGCGGCCAGCGGGTGGCAATTTTTGGAAGCTATTCCAACGAAGAAATGTATACTTACGAGACGGTCTCGAGGCAGTCAGTGAGTCCTTCAGGGAACCGTTGACGGTTCCCCTCGGTGTGACAACGGAGAACGGGCACATCACTATCGATCCACCAAAAGAACACCACGCCTTGCCTTGTTTTACCGCCGATTGACGGGAGTCTCAGACGTTCTCACAGGAAGATTCCGTCAAGTTAACCGGGGAATGGACGCCGTCTGGCGATATGGCATCGCTCAGACGGCTCGCTCGAATGTGTCGTGATCTTGCCAAACAGCACGCTGACAATCCGGACGTACCCGCCGCGCCGGACGGCGCGGACGGGTACGCCGAGTGGGTGCAGATCGCGTTGATTCTGTACCGTGTCGAACTGGAGAAGAGTCTCCGTGAGACTGAAGACTCAGTCGATCACATCGGCGGCCGCGTAATCTTGTCTGATGGCGGTGAATCAGATCGAACTGGTCGTGAAGCGTCTTCGAAGCGCGCTCGTGAGCGTAATCTTCGGGATGAACCGTCGCTGTCGGCGGCGGACTGCCGCCGACGCGACAGTGTCGCCACTCACGACCGCTCTCCGGACCGGTGGACAG
Coding sequences within:
- a CDS encoding ATP-binding protein translates to MRGKERAQLLPTKEALTALKSDVTLESAILELCDNALDAWKRASDRSDEAKIEISVDQEEARTQLMIRDDTGGVPRDEAAMLFGLGQTAKQNGGSIGTFGVGAKKSLVNLGVPFTIRSHHPSDENGWRYRIDESWFEDDHDWSVSLHTDAEIEPGVTEICIEDLNYEWSEETAAGLRTRLGQAYNLFLSDEMQELRNEDFDLTILVDGEPVTPDGVPEWAFSQFDGLFPRRYKDIQLDFDHLEAPVRLHITVGLLHKKDTHSAGTDIYIQKRKVVSSARDAQGGFGDGQERIGKFNARHDRLRIIVELETEADGQKLPWDTQKSSIDKHNPIMRGTDETKGVYNWLRRVAQAYYELDADKVPRAFVEPYDADSAVAANGGDVKTQDYRDRQRIVSSHRPDTDLTEIRALRQTAEAHATLRIRCDEVLPKGKRPAYRTQLAQESDRGLDQLVAIEEAPPKCLEKDAHKVAGRINELARIHMENAFRHSDDLEAWQKPRYQKYFKNHGGQKLSVVEELPEHLPSTPADIKNGDHEVEIDGMTEQPIAESSQTVSEDQSQSETAELFLVFNDEEEEEERGAKILDLPRSQLCGNLNLPHTAGDDLVWEEIRHLIESSLE
- a CDS encoding DNA adenine methylase, translating into MAEPILKWAGGKRSMLDEILSRLPSNSQFNRYFEPFFGAGAVFFALQPTNGFINDINPRLINFYRQIKRNPEQIISQNKEFDAKYKQRREGEGDGSDFYYDKRDIFNGLREGPDKCKDPLREASLLLFLNRTCFNGLYRTNQEGDFNVPVGSKWTEVSVLERRIREAHRILQNTEITKKDFTFVRDHVEEGDLVFFDPPYPSVRKTGSFEKYHPGGFDYERHKELQQLAFELDERGAYVMITNANDKENEIEKENYVEKLYSEDVLPESFRKTTARGKRMINSDSTKRTNIGKTDIIVTNFSPFESQRTFEDFR
- the tnpC gene encoding IS66 family transposase yields the protein MEERIDELEEKLDQKEERIEELETRLRKYENPHTPPSKRRSGTDGSPTSQDDEDDDVRTDGGTPGRKDGHDPEWRSPPDPDEEIEVTSDCCPECGEHFDESVGVSPRLVEEIPDPQPPEVTQYNRHRYQCDSCGTETVATHPDCPDEGQFGVNVIAQSALSRYDHRLPYRKIADRFEQLHGLELSGASAWHATERAARAGRCEYEQIRQEIQDADVVHIDETGIKRDGEQAWIWTFRTAQHTLYAVRESRGSDVPAEVLGEDFAGTVVCDGWTAYPAFSSNLQRCWAHILREAEDAAEKQAEGEPIYHALRQVYVALQVRLESDLTVRERANLQRVARRELESLIERSVPDGPVATLLGKIEGGLDHWLTFVGEPAVSPTNNAAENALREPVVLRKIIGTLRNDRGMFVHETVLSLLATWRQQGRNPYEELRRVVSSNEMISRAHAVPAVETPE
- a CDS encoding MrcB family domain-containing protein; the encoded protein is MSLAETLRQILSAYPTPSELGADEQARSVSNFPELQKLISETVPAAIQSALADQVDGEFEIAGNYGQGTLAHIPSIAIFQPDETDTTKRGIFVVYLFDPVSETLYLTLNQGATEVDQISGQGFDPAPNDILDRHAQLYRDHLPTDRRFTAEAATLSTELRRSEPYNHGTICYARYDLDDLTDTKQVVTDLTWIVSAYETLLDRLYNWPNLELDTRDVVLLTPPSEEAWFGWRTHGVATLEPPEDETQGSLTQEQIHTFEKVISSGDVLLAVRPGEPAPILCGIGTVTVGHGGTLQSEVREQVDERFGLTEDRFIRCHWASLGEPGVPITVVGDESLQPTAPLRQLSQSLGQRTLGAAARRMAVLKGDVTPEDVLAEFLETLDLPTPSKYSPGDELDDPSVSPSAPYYWVDQTEQSEPDPTAILQAPRDESPAHDLMKLSTGDTLIHYEDGAIVGYSTVEGAAYYHRDAQEREYRRVETAYQAFERPIDLAEIFRTLRHRAPSESDLYPVQPNGVPHDGYLYNLPENVGTFILDRGRAAEGGVKRLQNRLQTPSIEIDLNALPLYFPGGEEARLERQIEAALSSGQHLIFTGPPGTGKSRLARAVCEAAQEQATEEWMDGYTFTTATAEWTTFDTIGGYVPDPESESEQLVFDPRLFLDCFRAEDGTLRNRWLIIDELNRADIDKAFGQLFSVLAEDSVTLPYKQNRETSKDLRIEWVDETTPESELEAIAVNQDRYPVTPAWRLIGTMNTFDKTSLYELSFAFMRRFSFIHMGVPEIFIDQEERIVGGDLLNPAMGPNYATVWTGDDDALWAVLSDHYAELELIWAIVNKQRSIGPAIIRDIAEHVAAFEGGDRSAALTSALVNLVFPQLEGLRLPDYQEFRDDLETGGYVQLESEDSREPIDLAVDVDYLWRTAVDMFQLQPDR